In Euphorbia lathyris chromosome 9, ddEupLath1.1, whole genome shotgun sequence, the following are encoded in one genomic region:
- the LOC136206638 gene encoding phosphoribosylaminoimidazole carboxylase, chloroplastic isoform X4 — MGFHFLSFCRQIDDLEGAKKAGDLFGYPLMIKSRRLAYDGRGNAVAKSEKELLSAVIILGGFDRGLYVEKWAPFVKELAVIVARGRDNSISCYPVVETIHKENICHIVKAPADVPWKIKKLATDVAYKAVESLEGAGVFAVELFLTSDGQILLNEVAPRPHNSGHHTIESCYTSQYEQHLRAVVGLPLGDPSMKTPAAIMYNILGEDEGESGFHLAHKLIGRALNLPGASVHWYDKSDMRKQRKMGHITIVGPSLGIVEARLNSMLNEEGSGNLSAVAPRVGIIMGSDSDLPVMKDAAKILNMFDVPHEVRIVSAHRTPEMMFSYASSAWERGVQIIIAGAGGAAHLPGMVASLTPLPVIGVPVRGSSLDGMDSLLSIVQMPRGVPVATVAINNATNAGLLAVRMLGVGDSDLLARMSQYQEDTRDEVLRKAEKLQSVGWESYLNP, encoded by the exons ATGGGATTCCACTTCCTGAGTTTTTGCAG ACAGATAGATGATCTGGAAGGTGCCAAAAAAGCTGGTGACCTATTTGGCTATCCTCTTATGATTAAGAGCAGAAGGTTAGCTTATGATGGCCGTGGAAATGCAGTTGCTAAGAGTGAAAAGGAACTACTATCTGCTGTTATTA TTCTAGGAGGTTTTGATCGTGGTTTATATGTTGAGAAATGGGCACCCTTCGTAAAGGAACTAGCTGTCATTGTGGCTAGAGGGAGAGACAATTCCATCTCGTGCTATCCCGTTGTTGAAACTATTCACAA GGAGAACATATGTCACATAGTCAAGGCACCTGCTGATGTGCCATGGAAGATCAAGAAACTTGCCACAGATGTTGCTTATAAAGCTGTTGAATCTCTAGAAGGTGCTGGGGTGTTTGCAGTCGAGTTGTTTTTGACTAGTGATGGTCAG ATTTTACTGAATGAAGTAGCTCCCAGACCTCATAATAGTGGTCATCACACAATTGAGTCCTGCTACACCTCACAATATGAGCAGCACCTGCGAGCAGTCGTGGGTCTCCCACTTGGTGATCCATCAATGAAGACTCCAGCTGCTATCATGTACAATATCCTGGGTGAAGATGAG GGAGAGTCTGGTTTCCATTTGGCACACAAATTGATTGGGAGGGCATTAAATTTACCAGGGGCTTCTGTTCATTGGTATGATAAATCAG ATATGCGAAAGCAGCGAAAGATGGGCCACATCACTATCGTTGGTCCTTCGTTGGGCATTGTGGAGGCACGGTTAAATTCAATGTTAAATGAAGAAGGTTCTGGTAATCTGTCTGCAG TTGCACCACGAGTTGGAATCATTATGGGCTCTGATTCAGATCTTCCTGTAATGAAGGATGCTGCAAAGATTTTGAATATGTTTGATGTGCCTCATGAG GTAAGAATAGTATCTGCTCATCGAACTCCTGAAATGATGTTCTCGTACGCCTCATCTGCTTGGGAACGAGGGGTTCAGATCATTATTGCTGGTGCTGGTGGTGCAGCCCATTTGCCAG GTATGGTAGCTTCACTTACACCTTTACCAGTTATTGGTGTCCCTGTGCGCGGTTCGTCTTTGGATGGAATGGATTCTCTCTTGTCAATCGTACAG ATGCCAAGGGGTGTCCCCGTTGCGACAGTTGCAATAAACAATGCAACAAATGCAGGTTTGTTGGCTGTAAGGATGTTGGGGGTTGGTGATTCTGACCTATTGGCAag AATGAGCCAGTATCAAGAAGACACCAGGGATGAGGTTTTGAGAAAGGCAGAGAAACTACAATCTGTTGGCTGGGAATCTTATTTGAATCCTTGA
- the LOC136206638 gene encoding phosphoribosylaminoimidazole carboxylase, chloroplastic isoform X2, whose protein sequence is MLCQAASQMAVKVVVLDPLANCPASSLAYDHMVGSFDDSATVQEFAKRCGVLTVEIEHVDVATLEKLEQQGVDCQPKAATVRIIQDKYLQKVHFSRHGIPLPEFLQIDDLEGAKKAGDLFGYPLMIKSRRLAYDGRGNAVAKSEKELLSAVIILGGFDRGLYVEKWAPFVKELAVIVARGRDNSISCYPVVETIHKENICHIVKAPADVPWKIKKLATDVAYKAVESLEGAGVFAVELFLTSDGQILLNEVAPRPHNSGHHTIESCYTSQYEQHLRAVVGLPLGDPSMKTPAAIMYNILGEDEGESGFHLAHKLIGRALNLPGASVHWYDKSDMRKQRKMGHITIVGPSLGIVEARLNSMLNEEGSGNLSAVAPRVGIIMGSDSDLPVMKDAAKILNMFDVPHEVRIVSAHRTPEMMFSYASSAWERGVQIIIAGAGGAAHLPGMVASLTPLPVIGVPVRGSSLDGMDSLLSIVQMPRGVPVATVAINNATNAGLLAVRMLGVGDSDLLARMSQYQEDTRDEVLRKAEKLQSVGWESYLNP, encoded by the exons ATGTTGTGCCAAGCAGCTTCGCAGATGGCTGTTAAAGTCGTGGTTTTGGATCCGCTTGCCAATTGCCCAGCTAGCTCCCTTGCTTATGATCATATGGTTGGTAGCTTTGATGATAGTGCTACAGTTCAGGAATTTGCCAAAAG ATGTGGAGTATTGACTGTCGAGATTGAACATGTTGATGTTGCTACGCTAGAGAAGCTTGAGCAGCAAGGGGTTGATTGCCAACCAAAAGCTGCTACAGTTCGAATTATCCag GATAAATATCTCCAGAAGGTTCATTTTTCTCGGCATGGGATTCCACTTCCTGAGTTTTTGCAG ATAGATGATCTGGAAGGTGCCAAAAAAGCTGGTGACCTATTTGGCTATCCTCTTATGATTAAGAGCAGAAGGTTAGCTTATGATGGCCGTGGAAATGCAGTTGCTAAGAGTGAAAAGGAACTACTATCTGCTGTTATTA TTCTAGGAGGTTTTGATCGTGGTTTATATGTTGAGAAATGGGCACCCTTCGTAAAGGAACTAGCTGTCATTGTGGCTAGAGGGAGAGACAATTCCATCTCGTGCTATCCCGTTGTTGAAACTATTCACAA GGAGAACATATGTCACATAGTCAAGGCACCTGCTGATGTGCCATGGAAGATCAAGAAACTTGCCACAGATGTTGCTTATAAAGCTGTTGAATCTCTAGAAGGTGCTGGGGTGTTTGCAGTCGAGTTGTTTTTGACTAGTGATGGTCAG ATTTTACTGAATGAAGTAGCTCCCAGACCTCATAATAGTGGTCATCACACAATTGAGTCCTGCTACACCTCACAATATGAGCAGCACCTGCGAGCAGTCGTGGGTCTCCCACTTGGTGATCCATCAATGAAGACTCCAGCTGCTATCATGTACAATATCCTGGGTGAAGATGAG GGAGAGTCTGGTTTCCATTTGGCACACAAATTGATTGGGAGGGCATTAAATTTACCAGGGGCTTCTGTTCATTGGTATGATAAATCAG ATATGCGAAAGCAGCGAAAGATGGGCCACATCACTATCGTTGGTCCTTCGTTGGGCATTGTGGAGGCACGGTTAAATTCAATGTTAAATGAAGAAGGTTCTGGTAATCTGTCTGCAG TTGCACCACGAGTTGGAATCATTATGGGCTCTGATTCAGATCTTCCTGTAATGAAGGATGCTGCAAAGATTTTGAATATGTTTGATGTGCCTCATGAG GTAAGAATAGTATCTGCTCATCGAACTCCTGAAATGATGTTCTCGTACGCCTCATCTGCTTGGGAACGAGGGGTTCAGATCATTATTGCTGGTGCTGGTGGTGCAGCCCATTTGCCAG GTATGGTAGCTTCACTTACACCTTTACCAGTTATTGGTGTCCCTGTGCGCGGTTCGTCTTTGGATGGAATGGATTCTCTCTTGTCAATCGTACAG ATGCCAAGGGGTGTCCCCGTTGCGACAGTTGCAATAAACAATGCAACAAATGCAGGTTTGTTGGCTGTAAGGATGTTGGGGGTTGGTGATTCTGACCTATTGGCAag AATGAGCCAGTATCAAGAAGACACCAGGGATGAGGTTTTGAGAAAGGCAGAGAAACTACAATCTGTTGGCTGGGAATCTTATTTGAATCCTTGA
- the LOC136206638 gene encoding phosphoribosylaminoimidazole carboxylase, chloroplastic isoform X3, which produces MIIWLVALMIVLQFRNLPKVRCGVLTVEIEHVDVATLEKLEQQGVDCQPKAATVRIIQDKYLQKVHFSRHGIPLPEFLQIDDLEGAKKAGDLFGYPLMIKSRRLAYDGRGNAVAKSEKELLSAVIILGGFDRGLYVEKWAPFVKELAVIVARGRDNSISCYPVVETIHKENICHIVKAPADVPWKIKKLATDVAYKAVESLEGAGVFAVELFLTSDGQILLNEVAPRPHNSGHHTIESCYTSQYEQHLRAVVGLPLGDPSMKTPAAIMYNILGEDEGESGFHLAHKLIGRALNLPGASVHWYDKSDMRKQRKMGHITIVGPSLGIVEARLNSMLNEEGSGNLSAVAPRVGIIMGSDSDLPVMKDAAKILNMFDVPHEVRIVSAHRTPEMMFSYASSAWERGVQIIIAGAGGAAHLPGMVASLTPLPVIGVPVRGSSLDGMDSLLSIVQMPRGVPVATVAINNATNAGLLAVRMLGVGDSDLLARMSQYQEDTRDEVLRKAEKLQSVGWESYLNP; this is translated from the exons ATGATCATATGGTTGGTAGCTTTGATGATAGTGCTACAGTTCAGGAATTTGCCAAAAG TTAGATGTGGAGTATTGACTGTCGAGATTGAACATGTTGATGTTGCTACGCTAGAGAAGCTTGAGCAGCAAGGGGTTGATTGCCAACCAAAAGCTGCTACAGTTCGAATTATCCag GATAAATATCTCCAGAAGGTTCATTTTTCTCGGCATGGGATTCCACTTCCTGAGTTTTTGCAG ATAGATGATCTGGAAGGTGCCAAAAAAGCTGGTGACCTATTTGGCTATCCTCTTATGATTAAGAGCAGAAGGTTAGCTTATGATGGCCGTGGAAATGCAGTTGCTAAGAGTGAAAAGGAACTACTATCTGCTGTTATTA TTCTAGGAGGTTTTGATCGTGGTTTATATGTTGAGAAATGGGCACCCTTCGTAAAGGAACTAGCTGTCATTGTGGCTAGAGGGAGAGACAATTCCATCTCGTGCTATCCCGTTGTTGAAACTATTCACAA GGAGAACATATGTCACATAGTCAAGGCACCTGCTGATGTGCCATGGAAGATCAAGAAACTTGCCACAGATGTTGCTTATAAAGCTGTTGAATCTCTAGAAGGTGCTGGGGTGTTTGCAGTCGAGTTGTTTTTGACTAGTGATGGTCAG ATTTTACTGAATGAAGTAGCTCCCAGACCTCATAATAGTGGTCATCACACAATTGAGTCCTGCTACACCTCACAATATGAGCAGCACCTGCGAGCAGTCGTGGGTCTCCCACTTGGTGATCCATCAATGAAGACTCCAGCTGCTATCATGTACAATATCCTGGGTGAAGATGAG GGAGAGTCTGGTTTCCATTTGGCACACAAATTGATTGGGAGGGCATTAAATTTACCAGGGGCTTCTGTTCATTGGTATGATAAATCAG ATATGCGAAAGCAGCGAAAGATGGGCCACATCACTATCGTTGGTCCTTCGTTGGGCATTGTGGAGGCACGGTTAAATTCAATGTTAAATGAAGAAGGTTCTGGTAATCTGTCTGCAG TTGCACCACGAGTTGGAATCATTATGGGCTCTGATTCAGATCTTCCTGTAATGAAGGATGCTGCAAAGATTTTGAATATGTTTGATGTGCCTCATGAG GTAAGAATAGTATCTGCTCATCGAACTCCTGAAATGATGTTCTCGTACGCCTCATCTGCTTGGGAACGAGGGGTTCAGATCATTATTGCTGGTGCTGGTGGTGCAGCCCATTTGCCAG GTATGGTAGCTTCACTTACACCTTTACCAGTTATTGGTGTCCCTGTGCGCGGTTCGTCTTTGGATGGAATGGATTCTCTCTTGTCAATCGTACAG ATGCCAAGGGGTGTCCCCGTTGCGACAGTTGCAATAAACAATGCAACAAATGCAGGTTTGTTGGCTGTAAGGATGTTGGGGGTTGGTGATTCTGACCTATTGGCAag AATGAGCCAGTATCAAGAAGACACCAGGGATGAGGTTTTGAGAAAGGCAGAGAAACTACAATCTGTTGGCTGGGAATCTTATTTGAATCCTTGA